CAAAGCAATTATGACACCCGAAAATAAGATGTACTTTAATCATGGACAGTTCGTAAAAGAAGATAGCCTGGCCGCAAATAAGTTTTCGCCTTTAATTGATGTTTACAATTATGAACCCATACCAGCTGAATTAAGTGCCGAGCAGGCTAAATACATTTGGGGTGCACAGGGCTGTTTATGGAGCGAGTACATTACCAATCCGGCAAAAGTACAGTACCAGCTTTTTCCCCGATTGGATGCTTTAAGCGAAGTATTGTGGAGCCCTAAAGAAAAACGGAATTACCCAGATTTTCAAAAAAGACTGAAAACACAGTTTAAACGCTACGATTTAATGGGAATTACCTACTCCAAAAGATATTTAGAAAATTAATTTTCGATTGCTGTAATTTTTCCTTGCTGCTGCTTACTAACTGTTCAAATCAATTAAATTAGCAATGGAAAATAACAATTCAAAATTAGGCATCGCTGCATTTTTAAGCATTGTAGCGAATACAACAGGCGTTCAAGGCTATACTAAATATTTCATATTAACAGTGGCTGTGATTTCGCTAATCATCGGAATTTATCAGTACCAGAAAGCATTCAAAGCCAACCAACTATCGAAAGACAGATAAGCTATAGCATATGATTGAAAAATCTTATCTCGACAAACTGGAAGCACATAAAGGTATTATCTATAAAATGATAAACCTTTATGCCGATGACGAAGAGGACCGCAAAGATTTATATCAAGAGATCGTTTTTCAAAGCTGGAGTGCTTATGGCAGGTTTAAAGGCGACGCTAAATTTTCTACCTGGCTTTATAAACTCAGCTTAAATGTATCGCTTTCATTTCTGAGCAAACAGAAAAAGCATAACCAGGTTAAAGATGCAGGGCAATTTGCCCATTACTTCGAACCACCCGAACTTTCGGAACGGGCTGATTGGCTGTATCGCTGTATCAAACAATTAACAGAAATAGACCGAAGTATAATTATGCTCCATCTCGATGGTTTCGATAACATCGAAATAAGCGAAATGACAGGAATATCGCGAAACAACACCAATGTGAAGTTACATCGGATTAAACAACAATTAACCACACTGCTAACCCGCAAATAAAATGAATTTAGAACAAGAATGGCAAAATTTGAGTGGAGAATTTAACTCAAAGGTGGATAAAATAAATATCTCGAACATTACAATCGATGAAAAATCGCACAGTCTTCTGCAAGACTTATTATTTAAATTAAGATGGAAATTAAGGTGGATCAGAATTATTGATTTACCAATTTTGGTTATGGCCTTTTTTATAAAAGGGGATTTAAAATTCCTCTTGCTTTTTGTGTTTATCACTTACGAAATTTCGAGGGCTTTGGGTGTAAACAGCTTCAGAAAAATTAAAACCGGCATAGATTATAATGCCAATACCAAACAAGTGCTTACCGATAACCTAAAGGCAGTTAAAAAAATTCTAAGGGGTGAAACTATTTATGGATACATTTTTTTACCACTTGCCGGACCAACTGGCTGGCTAGCATATAAATTATATGTACATCAAACTTTCGAAAAAGTACTCGGTTTACCTCATTTTTTCATTCAAATGGTATTGCTTATGCTAATAGGTATCCCTTTTATCTACATTACCAAGAAAATGAACGACAGCATATTTGCCAAACCTTTAAAAGAACTTAACGAAAAAATAAACGATTTAATGGATTAACTGATTGGCCACCTGCAATTGATATGCACCCGGCGTAATCCCAACTATCTTTTTAAATGCCCTTATAAAGTAATTGGCATCACTGAAACCAAGCTCGTAACTTATTGAGGCTACCTTAGCCCCGGGCTGCGCCAGTAAAAGCTTGGCTTTGTTAATCTTTTCGGTTAGGATAAAATCGTTAGGACTGATACCGAGCTCGCGTTTAAACAACCGATAAAAGGTTGCCTTGCTCATGCAAGCCTTATCACTCAGGCTGTTGATGCTGATCTTTTCGTTGAGATTTGTTTTAATATAATTTAGTACAAAAGCTAAGGGGTTTTGGTTCAGGTTATAGCCGTCGTCGCCAATTGTTTTAAGGTTCTGGGTCTGCATAATGCGCACCAATAATTCCTTTAAAGTTAAATCGGCTAAAACATCTTTTTCTTTTGTCCGTTCAGAGCAGATCCTGATTACTTTATTAATGAGATAGGCAATCTCTTCATTGTTATAAAAATGATATTCATCGTAATTCAGTAGCCATTTTTCGTTGCTTCCTTCCTTTGGAAAAAACTCGTTCAAATAAGCAATCGTTTTTTGGATCTGCTCCTGATCTATAGCCAAAGCAATACACTGGGTAGGATTAAGATTGGAAGCCTCAGGAAAATCAATTTCCATGGTAACGGCCGGCGGAACAATAACAGTTTGACCAGGAAAATAATCAAAGCCTTTCTTATCAAATAAATGCATTACCTTTTTGCCCCTCAGCATACTCGTAATTACAAAATCGTTAAAAGTTAGTGGAACTTTATACGATTCGGTATAGGTTTCGAAAACATTTAATTCGCAACGCTCTAAGGTATAAGAAGTTCTGTTCTCTACTAAAGTCTGCAACGTTTCTGAAGCACTGAGCTTTACATGATCTAATGTATGTTGCATAAACCGAAAATATTTGGTCAGACATATTTAACTAACTCAAATATAATTATTTCATCTAGTTATATCGCATGGATAAATGCCTGTTACCCGCATGGCATGATCCAATCTACATTTACTGGCTGTTAAGATCATTATGGTTTCAATTTGGTTACATAGCCTGAAATAATAATGCTACCAATTGATTCGATTGTACTACCTGCTTCATTGGCTTTGCCATTAGGTTTGTATCAACCAAATCTTATAAACATAAAAATCATGATGAGCCACCCCATTAAAAATGCTATTCCCAAACTCGCTCAAAATGGTTTTTTGAAATTTAATAATCAATAATAATTATGGAAAATTTAATTGAAAAACCATCATTCAAGCCCCATTACGATAATTACATCGGAGGAAAATTTGTAGCGCCCGTTAAAGGCGCTTACTTCGATAACATATCGCCGATTGATGGTAAAGTTTTTACTAAAGCAGCACACTCCACAAAAGAAGATTTAGAATTAGCCGTTGATGCCGCACATGAGGCATTTAAAACCTGGAGCAAAACCTCTTCAACCGAAAGAAGCATCATATTGAACAAAATTGCACAACGAATGGAAGACAACCTAGAGTATCTGGCAACGGTTGAAACCATTGATAATGGCAAAGCGGTTAGGGAAACCTTAGCGGCCGATTTACCTTTGGGTATAGACCATTTCAGGTATTTTGCAGGAGTTATCCGTTCCGAAGAAGGTTCATTATCAGAGCTTGACCAAAATACTGTTTCATTAATTGTACATGAGCCAATTGGTGTAGTGGCACAGATTATTCCGTGGAATTTTCCGCTTTTAATGGGCATCTGGAAACTGGCGCCTGCCCTCGCAGCAGGAAACTGCGTGGTTTTAAAACCTGCAGAAAGCACACCGGTTTCGATTATGGTTTTAATGGAACTGATTGGCGATTTATTGCCTCCGGGAGTGGTAAATATAGTAAACGGTTTTGGCGCTGAGCTTGGGCGTGCCTTGGTTACCAATCCTAAAGTTTCGAAAGCGGCATTTACAGGCTCTACCCCTACAGGTAGATTGGTAATGCAATATGCCACCGAAAATATTATCCCAGTTACACTCGAACTTGGTGGAAAATCGCCCAATATATTTTTCAGCTCGGTAATGGCCGAAGATGATGCATTTTTAGATAAAGCAGTAGAAGGAGCGGTAATGTTTGCCTTAAACCAAGGCGAAATTTGTACCTGCCCATCTCGTTTATTGATCCAGGAAGATATTTACGAAAAATTTATTGCAAAGGTAATCGAGCGAACCAAGGCAATAAAAATCGGTAGTCCGTTGGATAGAATGGTGATGATGGGTGCCCAGGCTTCTAAAATCCAGTTCGAAAAAATTGCCGCTTATATTAAATTAGGTAAAGAAGAAGGTGCCGAAGTTTTAACTGGCGGAGAAGTGAACAAACTTTCTGGCGAGCTTGGTGGCGGCTATTACATCAAACCAACCATCTTTAAAGGCCACAATAAAATGAGGATTTTTCAGGAAGAAATTTTCGGTCCGGTATTGGCCGTTACTACCTTTAAAACAGTAGAAGAAGCCATTGAAATTGCAAACGATACTTTATATGGTTTAGGTGCTGGTGTTTGGACACGCGATGCCCATGAGCTTTACCAGGTCCCGAGAGCCATTCAGGCGGGCCGCGTTTGGGTAAACCAATATCATGCTTATCCTGCAGGTGCTCCTTTTGGCGGCTACAAACAATCGGGTGTGGGCAGAGAAAACCACAAAATGATGTTGGCTCATTACCGCCAGACTAAAAATATGCTTATTTCTTATGATAAAAATAAATTAGGTTTCTTTTAGGTTGAAAACTGAATTCGATTAGTGGTATATCTTTTAAAAGATGTCTTGTAGATATTTTAATTTATGGCCGTCGCCCTGAACTGAGCTTTAGCGAGCTCACCGAAGGTAATTTATTTCAGGGTCTATCTTGCAGGAAAGATGCTGAAATAAATTCAGCATGACGATTGCGTCAGGGTGAATAGGCTAAAAATTAATCAATATGAATAAATATTAGAGTTCTGTGTTTTCTAAAAAAAGTCCATTTATAAAATTAAATCATTATGATTAAGCGTATAGATAGTACAGAAAAAGCAAAGGAGCTAATTGCCATACTTAAAGAAAAACATGGAGAACTGATGTTTTACCAGGCCGGTGGATGTTGCGAGGGTACACAGCCGCAATGTTTCGAAAAAGGAGGCTACTACCTTCGGATGCGTGATGTTTGTTTAGGTGAAATAGAAGGTTGCGAATTTTGGGTAGACAGAGATCTTTTCGAGTATTGGAAATTCTCACACTTTACTTTAGATGTGTTAGATGGATTTGGTGTAGGTGGTTTTTCTTTAGAGACCCCACTACAAAAAACGTTCAAGATTCACTACAGACTGTTCTCTGAAGAAGAACTAAAAGACCTTGAACCCGTTAAAACGGCTGAATAATTTTCGTTTATTCAGTAAGTTTAAGTCAGCTTGGAGAAATCCGGCTGACTTTTTTGGTTTCCTCTGGGTTATGCTGATCCGAGAGCTTTCGGATTTAGTTCAGCATCCTTCTTGTTTTTAAAAATTAATGCAATCTTTGCATAAAAATTAAACCATGCGTAAACTATTTGCCGTCCTTTCTACCATTATTACTTTATTTGCCATTAAAGAAACGGTATATGTATTTACTTCTACTGAAGCAGACATGGTTAAGCAAAAAGCCATTATGATTGTAATTGCCTTAAGCATTACCGTACCATTAATCATTTTAACACTTTGGCTTTGGTCGCCGGCTAGAAAGAAAAATGGTCAACAAAATTAAGCGATAAACTTACTTTTTAATTCAGGAGTCGGCACCCAACAACTCTCCTGCTTTCCCCACCATTGGTAACGGTTTTTGGCAATAATATCATAAACCCAATCGCGTATAAATTTAGGAACAATAAGAAACGCATAAAGAAGCGGGATTAATCCATTAAGTTTTCGGGCCACACGCAATGCTGCTGATGACTTGGTATAGAGTTTTCCATCCTCCAGCAATAAAATCGTATTCAACTTTTCTGGGTCAGCATTAAATTTAGGCAATATTTCCTTGGCGTAATTACCTTGTAGTGCCGTAAACTTGAATTGATCTTTTTTATCATGGGCAATAACAAACTGAACCGATGCATTGCAAAGATTACAAACGCCATCAAAAAAGATTACAGGTTGTTGCATCATATGCTATAAAAATAAAGCTTTTTAATTCAATAAATATCTGAAAGAATGTATAATAAAGATTAATTGATAAGTAGGTTAATCAACATACAGTGTACAGCCAGGCTAATACTAACAGAAAGGCAAAAATTGCTTTAAAAAAAATAGAATAAGAAAACAGTTTTTTTAATGTTGTAACAGAACAATTTAAGCGTAAAGCTAAAAACAATCGATCTTCAACTTTCTTAGCTTAAAACATTTTTATATATTTGCCCAATCCTTCTTCAATGCAAAAGAAAACACTTCTTGACGGACAAAAAATTCAGATTACAATTAAGAGGCTCTGCCATCAATTAATTGAAAACCATGACGATTTCGCAAATACCGTTTTAATTGGCATCCAGCCAAGGGGTATTTTTTTGGCAGATCGCATTCATCAGGATCTTCAACAGATTCTAAAAAACAAGAAAATTTTAAAGGGAAACCTTGATATTACTTTCTTTAGGGATGATTTCCGCCGTAAAGACGGATTGGTTACCGCAAGCAGTAACTCGATCGATTTTATCATCGAAGGTAAAAAAGTAATCTTAATTGATGATGTACTTTGGACAGGCAGAACCATTAGGGCAGCCCTTGATGCCTTGCTTGCATATGGTCGTCCGGAGAAAGTGGAACTTTTGGTTTTAATAGACCGCAGGTTTAGCAGGCATTTACCTATAGAACCCGATTATATTGGGCATCAGGTAGATAGCTTAAACTCACAACAGGTAAAAGTAACCTGGGCGAGTGAAGGAAGTGAAGACAAAGTGATTTTAATATCCGAAAATAATAAATAAAAATGGCAGCAGAAAAACTATCAACCCGACATCTTTTAGGCATTAAAGATATTAACCGGAATGATATCGAATTGATTTTCGAAACTGCAGATAATTTCAAGGAAGTGATAAACAGGCCGATAAAAAAGGTTCCTTCACTTCGTGATATTACGATTGCCAATATCTTTTTTGAAAACTCTACCCGCACCAAACTTTCATTCGAACTTGCCGAAAAAAGACTTTCGGCTGATGTGGTTAATTTTGCGGCTTCATCTTCGTCTGTAAGCAAGGGCGAAACCCTTATCGATACCGTAAACAACATCTTATCCATGAAAGTTGATATGGTAGTGATGCGTCATCCCTATGCTGGTGCCGGTCAGTTTTTAAGTAAACATGTAAAAGCCCAGATTGTAAATGCTGGAGATGGTGCGCACGAACACCCAACGCAGGCCTTACTTGATGCTTTCTCTATCCGCCAAAAATTGGGTGATGTAGCTGGCAAAAAAGTGGTAATTGTTGGCGATATCCTGCACTCGCGTGTAGCCATTTCGAACATCTTGTGCCTACAGCGTTTAGGTGCAGAGGTAATGGTTTGCGGCCCTACAACATTAATCCCAAAACACATCCATCAACTTGGAGTAAAAGTTGAGCATAACTTAATTAAAGCTCTGAACTGGTGCGATGTAGCAAACATGCTGCGTATCCAATTGGAACGCCAAGACATTAAATATTTCCCATCGTTAAGAGAATACGCCATGATGTACGGCCTTAACAAACAGATCTTAGATAATCTCGATAAAGAAATCATCGTCATGCACCCTGGCCCAATAAACAGAGGTGTTGAGATCACCAGCGATGTGGCCGACAGTAAACAATCGATCATTTTAGAACAGGTAGAAAATGGCGTTGCCATCCGGATGGCCGTGCTGTATCTGTTGGCAAGCCAGGGCTAGATTAGTTAGGAGTCGGAAGTTTTTAGTCCAGAGTCATGAGTCCTAAATTTAAATGATTAACTGGCTAACCTTTCTATTAAAATTGTTTCGTTGCCTAAAAAGCCGCCTCTTAATGACGGATGCGGCGACACCAATAAACCAACGACAACCGAACGAATGAACCCAAATTTTCCACATTCGTACGCCCTTAATACCAAACCAAAAATCCTGTCGTTAATTTGTGTTATTAACAGATGTTAATTACTTCTGTTGATAAGCTTTGATACTATTTCTAATTTAGTACCAACCATATTTGAAACCAATGCAGAAAAAATACTTACTAATTCCGCTAATTTTAGCAGGAAGTTTTAGCACCTACGCTCAGGTTAGCGCTGTGCAAAACCTCAACAAAAACTATCAAACGGGCTTAGAATTATTAGACAAAGAAAAATACACTGCAGCTGCACAACAGTTTAAACTTGTTGAGCTGCAACGTTATAAACCTTCCACACAAACGGAGAGCAATGCCGAATTATCTTTACTAAAGGAGAATGCAAAATTTTATGCCGCCGTTTGCGCATTAGAGTTAACCAATAGCGATGCCGAGAGTTTGTTTCAGGCCTTTATCCGCGATTATCCGTTAAACCCAAACACCAAACTGGCTTATTTCTATGTTGGAAAAACTTATTTCAACCAGAAAAACTATAAAAAAGCGCTAGAATGGTTCGAAAAAACCGACCCTTCTACACTTTCGGGCAAACAAAGAAACGAATACCAGTTTAAGCAGGGTTACGCCTATTTCGAACTTAAAGACTACGATAAGGCAGAACCTTTATTCGAAAAAGTTAAAAAAGAAGAAGGCGATTTTCAGGAAAGTGCTACCTACTACTTTGCTTATATCAATTACTTAAACAAAGAGTATAAAACGGCATTGGCCAATTTCGAAAAGTTAAAAGGCTCTCCTACTTATGAGGCCAGTTATCCATACTACATCACTTCGATGTACTATCTTGACGAGCGTTATGATGATGTGATCAGTTATGCTTTAGCTGCGATTCAAAAAACCAAACAACAGTTCGAACCAGAAATGTTGAGTTTGGTTGCTGCATCGTACTTTGCAAAATCTGAATTCAAAAATGCCGAAAAATATTTTGCTGAATATTATGCAAAAGATAAAAGCGAAACCAAGAACAACCTCTTCATTTATCAATATGGGTACTCTTTGTTCCAGAATAAAAAGTATAAAGAGTCTGTTGCCGTTTTAGAAAAACTGAATACCGATGATATTTACCTGCAAAACGGTATGCATACTTTGGGTAAAGCATTTATACAATTGGGCAACAAACAGAAAGCACAAAGCGCTTTTTTCAGGGCTTCTCGTTTAAGTTTTGACAAGGGTATACAGGAAGAAGCCTGGTTAAATTATGCCAAATTAAGTTATGAATTAGAATTCCACCAGCAAGCTTTGGAGGCTACACAGGGTTTCTTAAAAACTTTCCCAAAATCGCGTAAAATAAACGAAGCCAAAACTTTATTGGGCGAGGTTTTATTAACCACCAAAAACTATCAGGCAGCGGTAGACATTTTAGAGCCTATTCCGGATAAAAACCTTGAGGCTAAGGAAGCTTATCAGAAAGTTACTTATTTCCGCGGATTAGAGTTCTATAACGAAAGGGCTTTCCCTAATGCATTATCGATGTTTTTGCGTTCTGAAAAGTTCCCGGAAGACGATGAAATTAATGCCTTAAATACCTACTGGAAAGCAGAATCGATGTACGAACTGCGCAAATACGGAGAAGCGGTTACCACTTTCGAGAAATTCTTGAAGATGCCGGATGCCGATAAAACTGGTGTTTATAATTTCGCAAACTATGCTTTGGCTTATGCCGCTTTCGAAGACGAAAAATATAGTAAAGCAGCAAATTATTTTGAAAAATTTTTGGCGGGTAACGATAAAGACCAAAAAACAATTGATGATGCGACCATTCGTTTAGCAGATTCTTACTTCGTAAATAAGAATTATGGCGATGCAATGGCGAATTACAACAAAATCATTAACAGACATACCACTTCTGAGGATTATGCTACTTTCCAGAAAGGAATGATCCAGGGACTGGAAACGCAGTATGATGCAAAAATTGCAACAATGCAAAGTTTGTTAAAAGCTTTTCCGAATTCGAATTATGCAGATGATGCTGGTTTCGAAACGGCTTATACTTATTTTAACAAGGGTGATTTTGATAAATCTAAATCAGATCTGGTAGAATTGATAGCCAAGTACCCACGCAGTAGTTATGTAGCAAAAGCGCTGGTAACCATCGGCTTGGTTCAATACAACCAGGATCAGGACGATGCCGCTTTAGAATCGTTTAAAAAAGTAATCCGCGATTACCCTACTGCCGATGAAGCTAAACAGGCAATGGAATCAATCAAGAACATTTATGTAGATCGTGGCGATGCAAATGGTTTTATCGCTTATGCAGCTACAACGCCGCTTGGAAATTACTCAGGCTCAGAACAAGATAACATCGTTTTTGCTGCAGCCAATAATACCTATCTAAAAGGCGATGCCAATGGTGCATTCCAAGCTGTAAATGCTTATTTCGATAAATTTCCTAAAGCTAACCACGAAAAGGAGGCTAAATTTATCAGAGCAGAATCATTGGTTAAATTAGGTCGCCCAGATGAAGCCATTCCTGATTATGAGTTTATCTTAAACGATTGGACGAGCGATTATACTGAGCGTTCTTTAGTAAGTATCTCTCAACTCTTCTTAAACCAGAAGAAATACAACGAGGCGATTGTTTACCTGAAAAGATTAGAAACTACAACCGATTACAAATCGCACTATAGTTTTGCCATCAACAATTTATTAAAGGCTTACACCGCCTTAAATATGCCCGATGACATGCTTAAATATGCACAGTTGACCAAAGAATCGGAAAAAGCTTCAGAAGAAGAAAAAAACAGTTCCAGCTTATACTCTGGCAAAGCTTATTTGTTGAAAGGTGATACCACAACAGCCATAAAAGAATTTAAAAATGTGGTGGCTAAAACAAAAACCATTGCCGCTGCCGAAGCAAAATACAATTTAGCTTTATTGGAATACAGCAAAGGTGATTTCAAAACCTCATCTAAAACCTGTTTTGATCTGATTAACAACATGGCCGCTTATGATTATTGGGTAGCAAAGGCATTTATCCTTTTATCTGATAATTATGTTGCCCTGAAAGACAATTTACAGGCGAAAAGTACACTTCTCAGTATAATTGATAATTACGAAGGCAAGGATGATATCATCCCGACAGCCAAAGAAAAACTAGAAAAACTAAACCAGAAGAAGTAGCATTATGAAATCGATTAAATATATATATAGTTCACTGTTTTTTTTAGCTGTTGGATTAACGACTGCTCAGGCGCAGGATAAAAAAACGGAGGAAAAAGGGGTGGTAAATGAGGAGATAGAAGTAGTACGCCCGTATAAACCAATTTTGGCCGAGGCTGTAAAACTAAGAAGAAGCCCGAATTTGGATGATGTTAAAACTTACAAAGCAAAATTAAACTACAGCATTCTGGATAGAAAGCTGGAGTTGAACAGCGATATCCAAAAGTTACAGGCACAAGCCTTAGCAGAAGAAAAAGAAAGCATATTGGTTAACAATTATGTAAAAGGTGCATTCGGGTCCTTGGCTACCCTTTTGGGAGAAGCTTATTTTAATACCGGTAAAGATGAAGGCTTACAGGTAGGTGGTTATTTTAAGCATTTTAGTCAGGAAGGAAAGCTGAACAAACAGAATAGTAGCAACCAACAGTTAAGTGTTTTTGGCCGTAGTATTTTAGAGCAGAATACGGTGAGTGGCCGCATTAATTTTGAGCGTAACGGCACTTATTTTTACGGCATAGATGATGCTAGGCCTACACTTAATGCTAACCCTGATAAACAGGCCTTAACTACGATTGAACTGGAAGGTGAGCTGGTTAAAAACTTTACTGAGGATGAAGATGCTTTTAGTTATGCTTTAAAAGCCAATGGTTACATCTGGAATGATAAATTTAGTGCTAAAGAAAATTACCTGAGCTTAAACGGTTATGTAAACAAACGTATTAATTCGTTAAACTTAGGTTTAGCCGCATCAACTGAATTCGGTAATAGCAAAGATGCTTTAACCAGCGTTGGCAATAACCTGTTGCGTTTAAATCCGTATATCCGTTTGCAGGTTAAAGGTGCTAAAATTACAGCGGGGATTAATTTTGTGCAGGAATTTGGTGCATTCAGCAGCTCTAAAATATTCCCTGCCATTACCGCCGATTTCACTTTAATTCCTGATTACTTACAGGTTTTTGGAGAAGTTAAGGGTGATGTAAACAGAAACTCGTTAAAAGGCTTTA
The nucleotide sequence above comes from Pedobacter riviphilus. Encoded proteins:
- a CDS encoding AraC family transcriptional regulator produces the protein MQHTLDHVKLSASETLQTLVENRTSYTLERCELNVFETYTESYKVPLTFNDFVITSMLRGKKVMHLFDKKGFDYFPGQTVIVPPAVTMEIDFPEASNLNPTQCIALAIDQEQIQKTIAYLNEFFPKEGSNEKWLLNYDEYHFYNNEEIAYLINKVIRICSERTKEKDVLADLTLKELLVRIMQTQNLKTIGDDGYNLNQNPLAFVLNYIKTNLNEKISINSLSDKACMSKATFYRLFKRELGISPNDFILTEKINKAKLLLAQPGAKVASISYELGFSDANYFIRAFKKIVGITPGAYQLQVANQLIH
- a CDS encoding thiol-disulfide oxidoreductase DCC family protein translates to MMQQPVIFFDGVCNLCNASVQFVIAHDKKDQFKFTALQGNYAKEILPKFNADPEKLNTILLLEDGKLYTKSSAALRVARKLNGLIPLLYAFLIVPKFIRDWVYDIIAKNRYQWWGKQESCWVPTPELKSKFIA
- a CDS encoding porin family protein, whose protein sequence is MKSIKYIYSSLFFLAVGLTTAQAQDKKTEEKGVVNEEIEVVRPYKPILAEAVKLRRSPNLDDVKTYKAKLNYSILDRKLELNSDIQKLQAQALAEEKESILVNNYVKGAFGSLATLLGEAYFNTGKDEGLQVGGYFKHFSQEGKLNKQNSSNQQLSVFGRSILEQNTVSGRINFERNGTYFYGIDDARPTLNANPDKQALTTIELEGELVKNFTEDEDAFSYALKANGYIWNDKFSAKENYLSLNGYVNKRINSLNLGLAASTEFGNSKDALTSVGNNLLRLNPYIRLQVKGAKITAGINFVQEFGAFSSSKIFPAITADFTLIPDYLQVFGEVKGDVNRNSLKGFTDENPWLNNNIVVKNTVEKLSFSAGVKGTGGPGFGYKARVYVKQFDDMPLFINNYTDFNKFDVIYDFGKTKLTGLEGEISVQVSDALKWTGKLNLDDWKPASETYSWFKPGLKVSSNLVYTYNKKLSFNAGVVIQDDVKAKVNIANPVNPSQYVIPNPSIESIVTVKGFVDLGLGADYRINKKFSVFAKANNILNTNYSRYLYYQVNGFNIFGGLTYSF
- a CDS encoding tetratricopeptide repeat protein, which codes for MQKKYLLIPLILAGSFSTYAQVSAVQNLNKNYQTGLELLDKEKYTAAAQQFKLVELQRYKPSTQTESNAELSLLKENAKFYAAVCALELTNSDAESLFQAFIRDYPLNPNTKLAYFYVGKTYFNQKNYKKALEWFEKTDPSTLSGKQRNEYQFKQGYAYFELKDYDKAEPLFEKVKKEEGDFQESATYYFAYINYLNKEYKTALANFEKLKGSPTYEASYPYYITSMYYLDERYDDVISYALAAIQKTKQQFEPEMLSLVAASYFAKSEFKNAEKYFAEYYAKDKSETKNNLFIYQYGYSLFQNKKYKESVAVLEKLNTDDIYLQNGMHTLGKAFIQLGNKQKAQSAFFRASRLSFDKGIQEEAWLNYAKLSYELEFHQQALEATQGFLKTFPKSRKINEAKTLLGEVLLTTKNYQAAVDILEPIPDKNLEAKEAYQKVTYFRGLEFYNERAFPNALSMFLRSEKFPEDDEINALNTYWKAESMYELRKYGEAVTTFEKFLKMPDADKTGVYNFANYALAYAAFEDEKYSKAANYFEKFLAGNDKDQKTIDDATIRLADSYFVNKNYGDAMANYNKIINRHTTSEDYATFQKGMIQGLETQYDAKIATMQSLLKAFPNSNYADDAGFETAYTYFNKGDFDKSKSDLVELIAKYPRSSYVAKALVTIGLVQYNQDQDDAALESFKKVIRDYPTADEAKQAMESIKNIYVDRGDANGFIAYAATTPLGNYSGSEQDNIVFAAANNTYLKGDANGAFQAVNAYFDKFPKANHEKEAKFIRAESLVKLGRPDEAIPDYEFILNDWTSDYTERSLVSISQLFLNQKKYNEAIVYLKRLETTTDYKSHYSFAINNLLKAYTALNMPDDMLKYAQLTKESEKASEEEKNSSSLYSGKAYLLKGDTTTAIKEFKNVVAKTKTIAAAEAKYNLALLEYSKGDFKTSSKTCFDLINNMAAYDYWVAKAFILLSDNYVALKDNLQAKSTLLSIIDNYEGKDDIIPTAKEKLEKLNQKK
- a CDS encoding RNA polymerase sigma factor: MIEKSYLDKLEAHKGIIYKMINLYADDEEDRKDLYQEIVFQSWSAYGRFKGDAKFSTWLYKLSLNVSLSFLSKQKKHNQVKDAGQFAHYFEPPELSERADWLYRCIKQLTEIDRSIIMLHLDGFDNIEISEMTGISRNNTNVKLHRIKQQLTTLLTRK
- a CDS encoding DUF779 domain-containing protein, which produces MIKRIDSTEKAKELIAILKEKHGELMFYQAGGCCEGTQPQCFEKGGYYLRMRDVCLGEIEGCEFWVDRDLFEYWKFSHFTLDVLDGFGVGGFSLETPLQKTFKIHYRLFSEEELKDLEPVKTAE
- a CDS encoding aldehyde dehydrogenase family protein, encoding MENLIEKPSFKPHYDNYIGGKFVAPVKGAYFDNISPIDGKVFTKAAHSTKEDLELAVDAAHEAFKTWSKTSSTERSIILNKIAQRMEDNLEYLATVETIDNGKAVRETLAADLPLGIDHFRYFAGVIRSEEGSLSELDQNTVSLIVHEPIGVVAQIIPWNFPLLMGIWKLAPALAAGNCVVLKPAESTPVSIMVLMELIGDLLPPGVVNIVNGFGAELGRALVTNPKVSKAAFTGSTPTGRLVMQYATENIIPVTLELGGKSPNIFFSSVMAEDDAFLDKAVEGAVMFALNQGEICTCPSRLLIQEDIYEKFIAKVIERTKAIKIGSPLDRMVMMGAQASKIQFEKIAAYIKLGKEEGAEVLTGGEVNKLSGELGGGYYIKPTIFKGHNKMRIFQEEIFGPVLAVTTFKTVEEAIEIANDTLYGLGAGVWTRDAHELYQVPRAIQAGRVWVNQYHAYPAGAPFGGYKQSGVGRENHKMMLAHYRQTKNMLISYDKNKLGFF
- a CDS encoding aspartate carbamoyltransferase catalytic subunit; this translates as MAAEKLSTRHLLGIKDINRNDIELIFETADNFKEVINRPIKKVPSLRDITIANIFFENSTRTKLSFELAEKRLSADVVNFAASSSSVSKGETLIDTVNNILSMKVDMVVMRHPYAGAGQFLSKHVKAQIVNAGDGAHEHPTQALLDAFSIRQKLGDVAGKKVVIVGDILHSRVAISNILCLQRLGAEVMVCGPTTLIPKHIHQLGVKVEHNLIKALNWCDVANMLRIQLERQDIKYFPSLREYAMMYGLNKQILDNLDKEIIVMHPGPINRGVEITSDVADSKQSIILEQVENGVAIRMAVLYLLASQG
- the pyrR gene encoding bifunctional pyr operon transcriptional regulator/uracil phosphoribosyltransferase PyrR, with amino-acid sequence MQKKTLLDGQKIQITIKRLCHQLIENHDDFANTVLIGIQPRGIFLADRIHQDLQQILKNKKILKGNLDITFFRDDFRRKDGLVTASSNSIDFIIEGKKVILIDDVLWTGRTIRAALDALLAYGRPEKVELLVLIDRRFSRHLPIEPDYIGHQVDSLNSQQVKVTWASEGSEDKVILISENNK